A window of Ananas comosus cultivar F153 linkage group 11, ASM154086v1, whole genome shotgun sequence genomic DNA:
TAACAAGCTCCTCGGTGCACGGAAGCTGATCTACAAATCACCCGAGGATGAGTCTGGGCACGGTAGTCATTGTTCTAGCATAGCTGCGGGGAACTATGTTCAAAGTGCCGAGGTGCGTGGCCACGCTGAGGGCACCGCGGCGGGCATGGCCCCGCGGGCGCACATCGCAACATACAAGATTTGCGGCGGCGCGAACCAGTGCTTTTCTTTCTCACAAGCCAGCGGCCTGGACCAGGCTATCGCTGACGGAGTCGACGTGCTGTCCCTCTCCATCGACTCCTACCCGGAGCGTCTGCACGAGAGCAACATCGCCAAGGCGTCGTTCGTCGCGATGGAGAAGGGCATCTTCACGAGCGCGTGCGCGGGGAACTCCATGGGGAACGTCCGGAAGGAGGTGGTGAACGACGCCCCATGGATCCTGACTGTCGGCGCCAGCACGACCGACCGAAGGGTGCGCGCGGTCGTGCGGCTCGGCAACGGTATGGAGTTTTACGGCGAGTCTGCGTATCCTTTAGAAATCTCAAACGGGACAGGAACAGTGCCGCTCGTTTACCCGGGGAAAGTGGATAACACGCCTGCGAGGCTTGGCTGCATGAAAGAGGGGCTGAGTGGTTTGAACGTTACAGGGAAGATCGTGCTGTGCGCCGTCGGAGAGATCGAGAATCACGAGAAAGTGGAGATCGTGAAAAAGGCTGGGGGAGTCGGCGTAATATTGCTCGGCCAAAAATGGAACGGGCAGACCACGTACGCCGAATCACTCGAACTTCCTTCGGTCTGGATGGGCAACCTCGACACTGTCGAGATTGTGAACTACGCTCTGAACACCGACGATGCCACCGGGGAGATTGCTTTCCAAGGCACGCAGTTCGGCTACCGACCGGCCCCTGCGGTCGCCGGGTTGTCGGTAACGGGACCGAGCAAGTACAACGGCGGCATCCTGAAGCCCGACATTCTGGGGCCGGGCATCAACATCCTCGCCGCCTGGCACAAGCAGGTCGGGCCAAGTCCCACCGGCTCTGACGACCGGGCATTCAACTTCGGTAGCGGATGCTCCATGGCCACGCCACACCTGGCCGGGATCGCCGCGCTGCTCATGAGCGCCCACCGGGACTGGTCGGTGGCCATGATCAAGTCGGCGATCATGACGACGGCGCTTACAAAGGACAAAGACGGGAACCCGATAATCGACGAGCGGAACGAGAACGTGACGCAGCCGGCGAGCTTGCTCACCACGGGAGCCGGGCAGGTCAATCCCTCGGCGGCCTATGATCCTGGCCTCGTTTACGACATCCAGCCGCACGACTACGTCCGGTACCTCTGCGGACGGTACAACGACGACAACCTGGTCAGCGGGATTACTCGTCGGAAGGTTCATTGTTCCGTCGTCGGGCGTATCACCGCTGAGAATCTGAACTATCCGTCTATTTCGGTCAAGATGGGGTCGGGATCGGAGAAGACCATATACCGAACCGTGACGAATGTAGGGGATGCCGCATCGACATACGCGGCTGAGGTGATCGAACCGGAGGGAGTGAGCGTGGAGGTGAATCCCGGAACGCTTGAATTCGCTGCAGCTATGGAGAATAAGAGCTTCAACGTGACGCTCAAAGCAAAGAGCAAAATGCGGTGGGGGGAGCATAGAGAAGGGTACTTGTATTGGAAATCAGCTGATGGCAAGTATAAAGTTGGTAGTCCCATTCTGGTGCAGTACTGAGTGTTCTATTTACATCTCGTGTTGTTTCTTGTTCACATTTTGATCACGCAAAGATTATgtgctaaaaaaataataataatctgtTTTATAGAGAGAGTTTTGTGTTGGGTGGTAGGCCCCCAAATCCCTTTTGCAGCATCCAAGACATTTTTTATGGTGTCTCACAAGCATGGTGTACCATTACTTCTAAAAAGACCAATAATTCTAAGCTTAATTATACTCCACCATATTATGCTTTGTGGTAttcttttgaatttattatacTTTACTAATCATTTTTTCAAAGTCTCcattaagtttttttatttaatctcTAAGGTATATGTTTATAATAAATCTACTGTTTTAAATGGAAGCGAGCTTCTTAAAAAACTCTAGTTAGATTTAGTAGCCAATTCAATATTGGAGGAGAAATGCTAAGTTTGCACAATCCAACAACCCTCATCCAAGAATGcatagaatttatttattttagttcttaattagaagaacaaaagagagagctagtgaaaaaagaaaataattggCCTTCGGATAGAAATTGCATGACaatatttcatatattatttattaaacagAGATGCCAATACAATATTTGGCCATTCCATATGTCATAATTATAATAGTCTGGCCGTCATGGTATTTATTTATGCCATttaaaagggttaattacatacacattcctgcaaatatagatgaATTACAGAGATATTCCTATAAAgctcaacttttataagttatatctgcaaaagttctaatgtattTAGATATGTCCTTCTGTTTAGGATCTGTTAGagagctattaattttttaacagtcgagttgtgaaatgataattttgcccttgcccttttcctcttcctctttctcttcagGCTGTGGGAGCGGACGACAGCGACGGCTATCTTGCGGAGCTTGTCGGGGTTGTAGCCAacgaggacgaggaagaggCGAAAGGCAAAGGCACGGTGCCGTCAGAGGCACCCGGGACGACGGCCCACGTGGGCACCACAACGATGACGACATTGGATCATCGACGACaatgacgaagaagaagaataaggaggaggaaaaggaggatatagagaaaaagaggaagaagaagaacaggagaggaagaggaagaggaagaagaaaaatgacaaaattattaattcacattattaattaagtatggttaagtattttaactgttgttaaaaaaatttctttaatgGACCCTAACAGTatggacatatctgaatacattaggacttttgcagggataacttatgaaagttaatTTTTACAGGAATGTATCTATAATTCGTCATGTTTGCAGTGACGTGCATGTAATTAATCCTTTAAAAAATGTATCCATTTCAATACACCATTTTAAAGTAAGTTCTTTAACTTCTAATTCTTTGTTTGATTAATATTTGCTCAACTTTTATGTGTTTTGGTTTGAGTTATATCTTGATTTATTGAatgaaaaatattgtaaatttaaTCAGTAAGTTTGTCAAATTTTATTAcactaagggcttgtttggttcaagggtagaattggaatggataatggaatgtgAATGAATttgaatggtaattggaatggcctactctcccaagacgtttggtttatttgtggattgggaattggaatgagttattcacatttcattgtttggttcgtacaaactaaaaaaattataggatactgtaatactaattttactctcaaatataactttatattatttaaaatttataaaaaatataatactattctctaataagttattcaaaaaaatatcaaatttatttttaaaaacttttattgatgtgggttaggaataggattttgagagatgataggtttttttttttttttttgatgagaaaggggtgaagagaagaagggtgagatggtcacatgggctttgAGAATTTAGTGGGCTTTcagaatgaaatctcaatccgggttagaagaccggaatcaagttgaaggctaatgggtcatTCCCATTTCAGTCCGGAATatgaatcccaaaccgattcatacgaaccaaacaaaattaaccggatttgatcaaaccgattcccattccatacccaaaatggatgaaccaaacaagccctaactGTTATCGATATGAAATAGAGTAAAGAGACCTAACAATTAATGTTCAATTAGCAAGCATCGAGTAATTGTAACATAGAATTAAGAAGCAAATATAGATGAGCTAGGTAGCATGATATACCATCGATAACACGGATACCTCCGCACTATCAAGTTGTTTACAAtgatgcgactttcaaatcgataaTCAgtttcgttagatttgatctacattattgaaaatatttgaaaattaaattttataattttttgatatcatttgactagtgatcaaaagatttcaaaattgataattttaatgatcgacgTGATGCGTTTATGAATTTAATGGAgtaaaacaatttaaatatgatgaaatttttatagttttttttttttttcactttttagagtaagatcaatatttttaatctaaaattcaagttttttttttaataaaaattatatttttagccATTCGTTTTTAGACTACTCGATTGATAAAtgaatgatgtcgaaaaattataaaatttagttttcaaatgcttttaataatatagatcaagtctagcagAGCgccgatcgttaatttgaaagttgaatcatTAAAACTATCTTGATAGTACAGAGATCTCTCAATATAGATTACTAGCCGTTCCTACTgcaagtgacaaaaaaattaatagtttgcGTTCGAAATCACAAGTTTGAAGCctaattgtttcacatttttaagtaaagttttttttatggAAAACATAATGATCATGCAAATAGATTTGGGGTGATAAAGCTTCTGTCCCAATCCGCTCTGACGgtgtgtttgtttgggtgaaagtgaGAAGGAAGTGGAGAGGGGGGAAGTTGTTTACGCCGTAAACTatcacttccgttgtttgttttgccgTAACTTTAGTACGGCCGAAAATCAAGTTCACCCAAAATAgggtaattgacttcgccctcccacggggcgaagtcaattccggtgaagtgCAAAGAGATAAAGAAGCTTGTTAAATTTGGTTAGGCAATgtgatcaaatttggttaggtaaattttaatatattttttgtctaatttgtatatttagaaaatgatgaaaaatgaatttgttaaatgttaatagttttttaactttagaattttatttgttgcattattataatttatatgcaaacaaataatataattttttaaaattttattttataattatacatatatataattatatacatatataattatattaatttttatttattataatttattatttactaagttacaaaatagacaataatatcatTTCGGAGGTAAGTATATCAGGGATAGAGAACTATACTTTCTACGTCATCTATTTCTTACCAAACAAATAATAGAACTTgcagaactgcacttccacagttagaaataaataacggaagtgaattaatttttatctaaactccaCTTTAACTCAAAATCCACTTTCATTCtaagtctacttacgttgaaacaaataTGTCCTAGATGGAGCGAAAAGTGGAgcccaaattttttaaaaatatacatttGGACATATACCTAAATGGAGTGGAAGATGGTGAcgccttttctttctttgattcgAACTTTTTCGTCAAAAAGCAGCTTTTGTCCCATTCCACTTTGAATAAAACAgtaagttaaataaaaaatatagtataaattaattttttctaaattagctCTTACTTTGTCAAGAAAAACAGGACGAGAAGAGAAGGGCTTATGCCGTCTTCGGATTCGTTGCgtttgcattttatttttttctctctcaaaaaaaaaaaaaaagacaattaaactatagatcaaatttaaaaataatcagTATAAGGATCTGTTTCAAAATGTGCATCTCTCtcgagaaataaaaaaaaaaggacaacaaaacatagatcaaaattttaaaataatcagTTAGGACCTGTTTCAAAATGCgcattaaataattatttaaggCGAATGCGTGACCCAGCGTGCAGTGTGCACGTCCTCAATTACGCGGACTCCGGAGCTCCAATCCAACGGCTGTAGCCAATCTCATCCAACGGGTCACAATCTCGCGTTCGTCCAACGCTAACAGTAGAAAGATGGAAAAAGAAACCTCCTATTTAGACCCATAtataaaacccgaaacaattaaagaaacaaaaataaaaaaaaaaagatcgaaAACCTCCTATTTAGATATTAGGGTTTTCGCTCCCCCCGTCTCcaaataaatctctctctctctctctctctctctctctctctctctcttgttcctctcctcgccaccgccaccgctcctgctcctgctcctgctTTTGtcccctccctcttcttctcgcGATCTACTGGTGTTTATAATGGTAAGCATCGCTCTCGATCTCGTTTTGGATATACGGTAGGGTTTTCGGGGTTGTTGATCTTTcatgcgattttttttttctcgcgtcGTTTTTTCTTGTAGGCGTTGCCGAATCAGCAAACGGTCGATTACCCTAGCTTCAAGCTCGTGTTGGTCGGCGATGGAGGAACTGGTGACGATCTctaccttttcttctttttttgttttgggaatttttcttcatttaccgcgttagggtttggatttttcctCTTGATGTTCCGGTATTGTAGCTTCGGTTTGTCCCTTTCATCAGAAaagtgaaggaaaaaaaattctttttgaggatttttttgttgattttgtgTTTCGGGCATCTTTGAATGTTCTTTGAGGCCGTTGCCTACTATTTTGCTTGTTTTGTCTGAAGAACGAAACACTAATTTTCGATTTTTGGTTATTTGGATGGTAATTATCGCAACTGAATTTTACGTATCGTTTATTTGgctaatttttttctctttgatccattttatcttatttttaattatttttctcacCGATCTATCTATGTTCATGATCCCATTTAGTactttt
This region includes:
- the LOC109717237 gene encoding subtilisin-like protease SBT1.7; its protein translation is MAKKKLPFPSFFVSVTLFLTCFQPCMIESNPLSIVDPDEGDDLYIITVVPPDGDIDLLGAEELEQYHLSFLPNSTLDSGAPRLVRSFRHAFSGFAARLTPVEAAAVKVVDGVVSVQENRITPLGTTYTPTFLGLNGYNGIWYKTKGEGVIIGVLDTGISRNHVSFADDKMPPPPAKWRGCCEFVTSKCDPFVPTVCSNKLLGARKLIYKSPEDESGHGSHCSSIAAGNYVQSAEVRGHAEGTAAGMAPRAHIATYKICGGANQCFSFSQASGLDQAIADGVDVLSLSIDSYPERLHESNIAKASFVAMEKGIFTSACAGNSMGNVRKEVVNDAPWILTVGASTTDRRVRAVVRLGNGMEFYGESAYPLEISNGTGTVPLVYPGKVDNTPARLGCMKEGLSGLNVTGKIVLCAVGEIENHEKVEIVKKAGGVGVILLGQKWNGQTTYAESLELPSVWMGNLDTVEIVNYALNTDDATGEIAFQGTQFGYRPAPAVAGLSVTGPSKYNGGILKPDILGPGINILAAWHKQVGPSPTGSDDRAFNFGSGCSMATPHLAGIAALLMSAHRDWSVAMIKSAIMTTALTKDKDGNPIIDERNENVTQPASLLTTGAGQVNPSAAYDPGLVYDIQPHDYVRYLCGRYNDDNLVSGITRRKVHCSVVGRITAENLNYPSISVKMGSGSEKTIYRTVTNVGDAASTYAAEVIEPEGVSVEVNPGTLEFAAAMENKSFNVTLKAKSKMRWGEHREGYLYWKSADGKYKVGSPILVQY